One segment of Herbaspirillum hiltneri N3 DNA contains the following:
- a CDS encoding Lrp/AsnC ligand binding domain-containing protein produces MRTQQLSVRTLDKLDRRILAVLQKDGRISMKDLGEQVGLSITPCIERVKRMERDGVISGYYARIDPATLGATLLVFVEITLNHKSGNMFEQFRREVLRIPEVQECHLVSGDFDYLIKARIRGMAEYRKLLGDILLQLPGAAQSKSYVVMEEIKETLALPLEE; encoded by the coding sequence ATGAGAACTCAGCAGCTTTCAGTACGCACCCTCGACAAGCTGGACCGCCGTATCCTGGCGGTCCTGCAAAAGGACGGCCGCATCTCGATGAAAGACCTGGGAGAGCAGGTCGGCCTGTCGATCACGCCTTGCATCGAACGCGTCAAGCGCATGGAGCGCGACGGCGTCATCAGCGGCTACTACGCGCGTATCGATCCGGCCACGCTGGGTGCGACCTTGCTGGTGTTCGTCGAGATCACGCTCAATCACAAGTCGGGCAACATGTTCGAGCAATTCCGCCGCGAAGTGCTGCGCATCCCGGAGGTGCAGGAATGCCATCTGGTGTCGGGCGACTTCGATTACCTGATCAAGGCGCGCATCCGCGGCATGGCCGAATACCGCAAGCTGCTCGGCGATATCCTGCTGCAGTTGCCGGGCGCGGCGCAGTCGAAGAGCTACGTGGTGATGGAAGAGATCAAGGAAACCCTGGCGTTGCCGCTGGAAGAGTGA